aaaaaaataacgaaaaacGCCAAACACGCAAGGATTGTCCCAAACCCATTTATGtttcaactcggatggacagcttTTCTGCCTCGAATGTGACTAGGTGTTCAAAACAAAGTtcggctttgccagtcacattcgagctcACTATATAGCACACAGgactatacaggctgttagtgacatcgtaacgaacattcaggggaatgattcagaccatgattctgagttaatatcaagtggaatttttcgtcgcaaaattcatgttttttttttttatatattttcaattctatacttttgcgatggaaaattccacttgatatcaactcagaataatcagctgaatcatctccgtcagtattcgttacgatgtcacttacaccccgtacaagtaggtacatacgacagccatacaagtagttgtgggtgttagtgacaccgtaacgaatactgagggggatgattcagaccctgattctgagttgatatcaagtggaatttcctgtcggaaaattcatgaaaattttagtgtttttattttaaattattttccgctccatacttttgtgacggaaaattccacttcatatctactcagaatcatggtctgaatcatccctcaaagttttcgttacgttgtcactaacatcctttacgtacaagttaaatagaaaaaagaaaatgtttttcgttacttttagatgtgtctttatttagtaatcagaatttcataatttacctttttttttaagttttatatcCCTCCagttacgaataaataaataaccctcCAGGCTCATTCGCCATTTTGGCACAACTgagtttacataaacagcctatatacgtcccactgctgggcacaggcctcccctcaatcaaccggaggggatatggagcatactccaccacgctgctccactgcgggtggaggtgttttacggctaatagccgggaccaacagcttaacgtgccctccgaagcacggaatcatcttactttttcagacaatcaggtgattcaagcctgaaaagttcttaccaaacaaaggacagtctcacaaagtgatttcgaccatgtccccatcgggaatcgaacccggacctccagatcgtgagcctgacgctctaaccactagaccacggaggctgttactgagTTTACTTTGACTAAAATGAAAAGACTGACAAACACACTGTTTGCAGGTGGCGATAGACTCGAAGAAGCGCGCGTTCAGCTGGGGCTTCGGCGGGTTCGGGCGGCTGGGGCACGCCGAGCAGAAGGACGAGAGCGTACCTCGGCTGATCAAGTACTTCGACTCGTCGGCGCGCGGCGTCCGCTCTGTGCACTGCGGCGCCACGTACAGCCTCGCCGTCAACGAACTCGGtacgctatttatttatttataggaaaaccaacagctacatagtaggttagtaaaatatttatttctaatcaACACCTGACTAGGTCACAATAGTATTAGGTACAAACACAAATCGTTTGAACACGTTTTCATTCACACGCCTCGAATTTGAatgatattattttagttaatttTATGTGAGAAGTTGATCATtcgcttagtttttaagtttatttctaAGCAGACTTTTAAATAGCAATAAGTTAGTTGGTTTACGATCAAACTGGATGCATGATTTATGTCACATGACCGTTTTAGCGACCAATAATTTGTATATTTGCAGAATGAACAaggtacaaattataataacattcaccatttttaaaagtaaaatatgttATTCAAATACAGCTTGGCGAAAAAGAGAAActtgaaaaatactttttaaattagttgCGCACTGATCTCAATCAAAAAATATACTAGTATTGCTAATGAGGCAACAGAGCGCGGTGTCATTCTAATTCTTTGCCGAGCTGTATGTTTTTTCCAATGGAATTATGCTTTAAGATGGTTAAAGCTTTCAATTTTCGAATTATTCGGTTTATACGAATTAATTACCGATTAATTTAAGCTTCATAATTTATAGATAACTTTTAAATATGTGTAATTCGATATAAGTAATGAATAACGAAACATTTCGCGTTTATACAAGTCAGTTATTGTTCATACTGAAACTGATATTCGGAAAGCTGTTCTTCACATAATAGTTCAACTATCAACGAATTATCTTTGTACTTTAATGACAAAATATCCTGTTATACTAGTTGTAATGTTTCCTACAATGTTTTCGTGTTATATATATTCACAAGTGCCTGGCATTATAGGTACATAACAAACATTAGATTTCAGTATGAACAATAACTGTGGTTTTCGATCAACGTAATCAGACTTTAAATAGATGTATCTGTATAATTAAGAAATGTATGTTACGTTGTAAGCTCTGCGTGTACACCACCGCTCGAAGACTGCGATAGTGTGCAGTGTTTGTTATAAACGTGTTGTATCATAGTTACGAATTAAATGTGTAGACAAATGTGTCTTCAATGCGCCGGGGACATTGCTGTATCTGTGAAACTAGACTACATAACCATACAGAAGGAAGAGTTTGATTTTGTAACAAGTAGAGCCGCTAGACCACGGCGCGAGGAGCCCGGCCACCCACCGTCTCGTGTCCCCTTGCTGCGGGCGCCCTCCACACCCTGTATACGACATAGATTGTAACTACCGTGCAATTAAGCACGTTTACCCTTTTGAGTTGTTAATTTACATACGAGTATATCGAAtttactgaactttttctacgatttttaaagatttatttttaattatgactAAGGTTCAATCTTCGTACTTATAAAGTGGTAATGTAACAATTAATGTtaagattaataaatagatacgcTATGTACGGCCCATGCCGCACTATAAGTGGAGGTGTCTCCTGTCGTGGCGTGGTGCTGGCGGTGATGAAAACTTAAACTCCTTGAtttatttcactatttattggggttttcttagttttatatatttgttacaaaaaatatgcgTGTCTCGTGACGCTCCGGTAGGGCAGtattgccatacaaaaaaacttattttactACTTACAAATAGTATTGtcgattaatattttaatgtttccaacATATTGGGGGCCGcgaataaaacagaaaaattgTGGCCACCGGTAATAATAACTGAAGTTACATACATTTTAAATGCAGAAAATTAAGTGACAATTTAGCCATAAGACAATAGCTGCTTATAAtcataaactatttattaagATTATATAACATTAGCTGTTTATATCCTCATAGCCATAAAAGGTAACCACTAACATTTCAAAAGATATCCATATTAGTTAACATAACACTGTGAGTGCTAAATAAATTTTGGTTAAAGAAAAATAACTCTTAGTTACTTATACAGATAAacaattttacatttaaaaataagaatttaggtacctactacatgAAGTGAAAGCACCTACACAAAGTACCTTTTTATGAATGACCAACTTTTGAGtacatcaataagtaagtatgaggtaagtattttaaagttttatgcaacttataaacttaatattattttaaaattatttgcttATAGCTAGTTTTGTTCTTGGCATCACAAATTAGGTTAATTATAACACTAACTGCACATCCTAAGATGGCCTACGAACTATGTGAAACTTATCACTTGTCGTTTATAGGaaataaacaaacttttgtaataGACCTTACATGTTTATGCTTATTTGAAGTCATCACTTCAAACGCTCTTACTTTATCGTCTTTACCTGGAAAGACTTTAGTTATGCGACCCATAGGCCATGTGAGGGGAGGTGTACCGTCATCACGCAGCAAAACTAAATCGCCAACTTCTATATTCCGGCACTCGTCACGCCATTTAGGTcggttttgtaaattatttaagtaatatttactCCACGTGCTCCAGAATGATTGGACTATTTTATTAGTGACATTCCATAATCTTATCCTTGAAATAGGAACATTAGTTAGGTCACGTTCAGGATACGAAACGAGCGCCCTGCCAGTTAAGAAATGACCAGGCGTGAGGTATGAAAAATCGTCACTATTACTTGATAGAGGTACCAGAGGTCTGGAATTTAATATCGCCTCTATCTGCGCGAGAACAGTACACATCTCCTCATAGGTAAGTACAACGTTTTGAACGGTACGTCTTAAGTGATGCTTAGTACTTTTTACAGCCGCCTCCCAGAGCCCCCCGAACACAGGCGAATAGCTCGGTATAAAATGAAAGCGAACATTGTTTTGAATAGCATAATTATTGACCTGTGCCTGGTGGCTCTGAGAGTTGACTAAGCTATATAAGTCAGTTAATTGGTTCCTTGCCCCCTTGAAATTACTTGCGTTATCACAGTAAACGTCATGGGGGAGACCCCTCCGCGAAACAAAACGTTTGAAGCAGGCAAGAAATGATGCGGTTGTCATGTCTGACACGACTTCTAAATGAACCGCTTTCGTTGTGAAACAAACAAATAGGCAAAAATAACCCTTTGATATCACAGGTCGTCTTATCCTGGATTGTTTAATGTTGAACGGTCCGGCATAGTCTATGCCAACCCGATCAAATGGAAGAGCCTGGGTAACCCTATCAGACGGCAAGGAACCCATCATCTGCTTTGAAGCCTCAGCTTTCAATCTGAAACATACATTACATTTGTAAACAATCTTTTTAACATGTCTTAAACCATTTATTAACCAATATCTCTCATTAAGTACTGATAGTAAAAGCTTAGGGCCTGCGTGCAGTAACCGTAAGTGCTCACCATGAATGATCATATCAGTTATACGCGATTGTTTAGGCAGAATAACGGGATGCCTTTGTGCATAGGGAAGAGCAGAATTGTGGAGTCGCCCACCAACTCTGACCATGCCATTTTCATCCAGAAAgggatgtaacatttttaatgaattatcatttaattttgtattattttttaatgaatttatttccttagaaaaaatatttattttgttcatgttttataattaataacaatgaaTTTTTTATTTCGCTGCTTTTtaagaagttatttttaattcttttattgTTATCTTTTGTTTTACAATTTTTATAGAAACGCCAAACATATGCGAATATTCTAGTcattttttgaatatttgaatatttatcaAATATGTCAGGAGAGCCTAGTGCTGCCGAGAGAGCGATGGAGCTGGAAACTGTAGCTTCAACTTTTGAAGATGACACTTTCATTTCAGGTAAAGTATTAACAGGTAAGTCAATATTTTCATCAAACCTATACTCATGATTTCGCAGGAATGTAGGGCCGCGCCACCACAAGGTGTTGCCCGCGAGCTCCTGGGGAGTCACGCCGCGCGTGATGCAGTCCGCAGGGTTGTCATGAGTAGGAACGTAGTGCCAAGTCCACCCGGCCGTTAACTGTGCTACAACTTGGACTCTGTTTGCCACATAAGCGTTAAGCTGCGTTATCTGTGTGCCAATCCACGCTAGGACTATTTTTGAGTCAGTAAACAAGTAAGTATTATCCACTGTTATTTTTGTGCTAATAGCTTTATGTACTTTTACCATTAACTTGGCCAGCAGTAGTACAGCATTCAGTTCCAGTCGGGGCACAGTTAGTGGCTTGTTAAGCGGGTTAACACGGGACTTGGAGCAAAGTAAGTATAAGCGTGCATTACCTTCATGTATCACTCTCAAATAAATGCAGCAGCCGTAAGCCGTCGTGCTGGAAGCATCAGCAAACCCAATGAGCTGTGTTGACGATGCATGTgaagtatttatatttctttgcaATGTAATAGGTGCCATGCTATCTAAGCTTTTAACAAACAACAACCATTTTTCCCTCAGATCACCTGTCAAGGGAGAATCCCAACTGATATTCGCAGCCCACAGTGTCTGTATGAAGCTCTTtgcagttattattattggggCTACAAACCCAGGGGGATCATAAAACTTTGATATGAAACTGAGAACTTCCCGTTTAGTTACAGGCCTGTCACCGAACTTTGTGGGACAGGTTATGATAAAGCAGTCATCTTTTACATTATAGTTAATGcccaatgtttttaaattgaaattatctTTTTCAAAGTCAATATTATCAAATTGTTGCTCATTTTCTGGGATATTTTGCAGAATTTGAGGAACATTGGACGCCCATTTATGTGTGTGAAAGCTACCCCTTTCTAACAATTGTGTTACTTGATTTTTAGCTTCTATTGTAGTATTCAGATCAAAGTTTGCATACAATATGTCATCAACATATGtacaattttttaaaatatatgaaGCAAGAGGTAGCTCCCCCTCATGCATATCTGCGAGCTCATACAGGCACCGCGTCGCGAGGAAGCTGGAGCTTTTGAGACCGTAGGTGACGGTGGTCAGCTGAATGCATTTGATCTCCTGGTTGGGATCCTCTCTCCACAGGATGTTCTGTAATGAGGCATGAGTAGGATTTAAAGCAATGCAccgaaacattttctttatatccGTGGTAAACATGTGAGTACCAAGtcgaaataataaaagtatttcGAATAAATCGTTCTGGACAACAGAGCCATTGAGCAATATGTCATTTAATGACACCTTTTTATTGGTCAACATAGACCCATCGAAAACAACCCTTAATTTTGTTGATTTACTTTTTTCATTAATGACCCCATGATGAGGTAAAAAGTAAATAGGATCATTTTTAAAATCGTATTGCCCAATGTCTATATACTGTCCATGTCCTAGCTCAATGATTTCATCTATGAAATGCTTATATTGTTGAAACAAttctttgtttttatgaagTTTTTTTTCTAAGTTGACAAACCGATTCAGGGCAAGATTGAAAGAATCGCCTAAATGGTCATTGACTTGCTCTAGAGGCACCTTAATTGGCAAATCTACTTGAAATTGCTTATTATTTAACTGTACTGAGCCTTTGAAGTTATCTTCACAAAGCTCTGCTTCAGTTGAAGCCTCATTAAATATTATAGGCACATCCTCAGTTTGCCAAAACTGCTTCATTGTTTTGCTGATGCTTTCGTCACAAGAAGTGCATAAGAGTGATACTTTTTCTTGTGAATGAGAATGACTTACTTGAGTATTAGTTATGGTACCTTCTAATATATGGCCAAATTGCGTGCTGATGATGCACGGAGCTGGGGAAGCAGCGGCGCCGCTGTCCACATTCTGCAGCTCTTGATTAGGCAGGAGGATCTGGAAAAATACGTCACATCCCATTAGCATATCTATGTCGCTAGGATTATTGTAGCTCTCGTCTGCCAACCTAATACCAGGGGGCAGAGTAATCTTCTTGAACTGTCATTGTGGTAATTTACATGTAATTTTATCGACCACACTGCAGTTTACAGCTACCCTGAATTGCGAAGTGAGAGAATGGACTTCGAGGGAAATGCTGTATTTTACTTTGTTGTTGACATTTGTTATTCCAACAATGTCAATGTTGCTCTCTTTTGGCTCGAGACCCAGCTCCTGTACTACCTGAGAAGTAACAAAAGAAACTTGCGACCCTGTATCTAGCAGCGCCTTGATATGTAGTTCAGTCCCGTCACTGCGCATCAGTTTTACCTGTGCTGTGGGAAGTAAGGTTTGATTAAGGTTATTTTTAGCTATCAAGACAACAGGGGAAGCCTGTTCCGGCACGTTGGCGTTCGTGTAACTTTCATCATGTAATAGAGTACTGTGAGCCTTTTTGCAGGTATTACACCTGAAGAAAAATCTACACCGGCCTTGGTGTGCATTCAAACAcactttacataatttatttttattaacaaatgcTGTTCTTTCTTTTACAGGTATCAATTTAAATTTCGGACATGCAAACAGCTTAAGGGAACCATTTCCAGTATACTTACAGAATGGGCATGGAGGAGGTTGCGCAGCACATGGTGAGACACTCAGCGGCTTTGGAGCGGGTGCCCTTGCAGAGCAGCCCGGCGACGGCGACTGTTGTTGAGCTCCGTCTACAGTTTCCAGTGCCATGGCTCTCTTTTCCATGTATT
This genomic interval from Pectinophora gossypiella chromosome Z, ilPecGoss1.1, whole genome shotgun sequence contains the following:
- the LOC126380221 gene encoding protein RCC2 homolog; this encodes MILDCNGALHSFGLPEYGQLGHNTDGKYFVTSTKLSFHFETVPKHVAMFFEKTKDGHVMPVKDVDIVDFSCGNNHTVAIDSKKRAFSWGFGGFGRLGHAEQKDESVPRLIKYFDSSARGVRSVHCGATYSLAVNELGEPSAAERAMELETVASTFEDDTFISGKVLTDHLSRENPN